The Branchiostoma floridae strain S238N-H82 chromosome 1, Bfl_VNyyK, whole genome shotgun sequence sequence atggtgttcagaaACAAGGACATGTGTGCTTGCCTTATGtaggaaatgaatgaatgcactTCCCACACATGGCGACCGTAAGCAAGAAAGAAAAGCCTGCAGCAGTCAACACGATGTAACATAACGTTAGTTGGCAAGACTTGATGGTCTCTCCCCCTTCCCAACTAGCGCGACGCTGGTATGGATCCAATTCTAGCTGAGGATTCGGCAGAAGCAACTAAAGTAGAAAGTCACCGCTATAATTATATGGATGCCACGTTATTCACCGACTAAGCCACGTAAACAACAAACTTCGTGAAAGTAGCCGCAAAATATCTCGTAAAAGCATTTCATGAATTGTTCACGGTGTCACAGCGACCCCTCGTGACCAGAAAGCAAAATACAGATCCTTTGTTGACATAGGAAAATAATCTTCAAGTCGATTGGCTAACCCGGAGTCTATCGTTGATATGATTGGCCAAAGCTAACCAATGGCAGACAGACAAATATGATAGACAGGGGAAAATGTCCCGTATGCGTTAAATTGATACACTACTATTGGTCAATGCGAAGACACACGCATTATCTCTACCAATGACAATGCTTAAGTCATTgtcaaattgaccaatcacagatagGAAATCAAAATTTTTTCGACTTGAATGATGGTAGTAATATTATCTTCCGCAAGGCGACGCTTCTGTACCAGTACGCCATTGTGCTGtacaactacaaaatgtactgtcaCTCGAGTTATGGCCACAGCATATAAATTTTATTGATAACATCAGACTTGATTGTGACCTAATCATGTTAATCAGGTACGTTGTATCCTAtacaattgtcgagcaataaagttcattcattcattcattcatactgaAAAAATTGTTGTTCGGGCTGAATAACTCTAGTTGCATTTCATTACTCGTTCCTTGATACTGTTCGAGAGTCGCTAGATGTCTCTCTTACCGTGAGGGCTGTTGCGATACACTTCGTCCCTGTAGGACCCAGCCCGTAGTGGTCCATGTTGAGCTCCCTTGCCGTTATCTGGCGCAGAAACGTGGAGGCCGGCACCACCCCTGTCCTTCTGCACACTGACCGGTACAGTCTTGTCATCTCACTCACAGGGTCGTATTCCTGAACCACGGCCTCAGGTTCTGATGAGAGGAAAGAGTGGACTGTTGAGTACGAACATGATGCGTTATGTCATGAGACGTTTTACCGTTACGCCATGAGACGTTTTGCAATgccagcaaacaaacaaaagacaccACTTTTCTGGGTAGCGTCTGTGTTAGGCCACggcaagtcaattttatggatgacatcacctGCAGACTACAAAATTAACGCCAGagggttaaaaaaacaagatgggtaaaaaaaagtgGCTAAAGTGAcatcataaacgttgtaacaagaattaaagcgACAAAACATGCTATCACAGCCCACAAGTCTTTTAGATCTGTATTCAATCAAGAAGCGCACAAAATGTGGTAGACTAGTACTGGTATCACATACTAAGTTGACAGCTACACCACTGcactcatggctaccacatCGGTACCACTTTTATAACTATtaaactagtttcacttctacaacggcagtcatggctacatgtacctcactagtgtcacttctacaagtacagtcaatgctacagcaTACGGCAAGGCATATCTTCCCATTTTTGTACTGTCTCTTTATGTTGACCACTTAACGTTATATCGGGAGGGAGGCattttttggtttgttttcttaCGAATTAAAGGCAAAAAATAATGTTATCCGTAGAATTTATTGGCTGTGGCAATACATTTTGTTACAAACGTTACTAGTGACACAACACTGTGACTGTTGAGAGGTGGGCCAAGCCTACACAAGGCTACACACATGGCTACAAGGTGAAGACAATTTGATGTAAAATAGTGATGagttgtaatactaatagaatataggaggggtgatcaatatgttctgaGCCTCACAGAGACATAATGTGCACAACTCAAGTTTCGGGACATGAATATGaagtgccaaaaagcagttactcaagcaactggatatgactttggaaacggtcagacgttacaACTAGCATCCATtacttttcgtcagtgacactgctgAGGTCTTGTTTGAGAGAGGTTTTATATCGTAGTTGTGAATTGAcctgcaaaagagatctagttggagaacagaTTTGTCCTAACTAATactacctgaatgtctaaccttcatcgacgtatagcATGAACATCAACtaaattttacataaattttGTTATTAATTACTTTCCAGTCGACTTCCTTGTAAAGGGCAGTAGGTAAGTGACAAGGAAAAGAAGGTTGAACGAATGTCTTGAATGTTGAggctgagaacttattgatcacccatAGCTAAGTATTGGTTAATTTACCTTCTAATTCCAGGTCCGTTTCGTAGTCGTCCGAGTCTCCCATGTCATTATCGAAGTCCGGTGTGGCCATGGTGTATGTACGTTACGCCCTTCCGACGGCAGTCATCAAATAAACACTTCCAACATGTCCTCTTCGTTGAACATCATTCGTACACACGACACATTATCTAGTCTGACTGAGACCAAGTCAGGCTCTGGACGCATTTGAAACGTCCGTAAATCGGTGGTAAACTGTTTACGACAAGAGGATCTTTGCATAAGTCTGGAGACACGATGCAGTTTTGTTTGTGTGATCAGGAAGTTTTGAGACTAAACACTGGGCAGGTGGTCGGCTCTTCAAGACAGGTGCATATAAACGTGCACTTCTGGCACTCGCCTTCGATTAGGAGACGCTGATTCAACGGTGTAGTATTCCAGAAGCCTTCGCCAACGGTCCACATAAATCCCCAAACAACGAAATCCGCTCCCGGCTATAGATTATTTATGACACATTCAACGTAAAATCAGGAAGATACGACTACCATAACAAAGCAAACACGCGGCCTTACTTTCAGGAGACAGctgtacatacaaacatacgtACATAAACACTATTATATACAGATATCCCTTTGTAAACAACTCGCCTAAGTACGCACGACTCCAATAGCAAGTCCAAGTGAGGATTCTATATcggttgtgttgttttgaaGAGTCCCTGTATTGCTTCTAAGGTTTGGCGAGCGAGTCGGCGACCTATATATCAACACCAACTGTAGATTATGTATCCATAGACACGTAACCAATTCATTTGGCATTGTCAGTATGATTAAAGCTATACTCAGTACATTGACAAATAGAAAAAGGCTTTTGTGTACCTGTGTTGTGAGAAGGATACATCTGTCAGTGTCACATCTGTCATCACCCCCTCAAAATATTGTACAGGTAACCCACATCTTCGACGAAACCACTAACGGCTTCCCTGATGTGTTTTTTCGTTGTAAAATTTTGCTATGGTGGATCTTGAGTTATCTATACATATACGTATCTGAAAGAGAAGACTGGCTAGGATTGTGCTGAATAGCCTAGAGATGACAGTGATGCTTGGATACTTTATGTCCATATCGTGACGTGTCCTTTCGGGATAGAGAAAGGCTCTTTGTAACAGAACAGTGGATGCACCATAACTGTCACATGGGAAAGAATACAACACCCAAACTATTGAAATTACCTATTATGAAAACTCATAGTAAATTCACTTTTGTGCCGGATCTTCTTTGTGAAATGTCGGCGAGGCCTATCATTGTTGGATCACGACATATCTATTACAAGAAAGGAGGTTTATAATATGTAATATTTGTGAGTAAATGTAAACATATGACACACGTATTAAAAGGGAATTCCACtacagaagggagtgttatttttcaATTGATAACGTATCaataaatacataatcagccgaccGTTTTGTGGGATtccacttgtggtgaattatgtgatgtatgttttgtaaaacaacatgacactcactaaacccatgcagaccctatcCATTCGTTCTCTATACGTATAGACACTTtatttatcgtgcatattttcggtaTACATGAGGATTTCTATGCACACCAAGGCCAATTTATATTGCTGTGTATACCAAAGAACACAGAACAAGACGAGCAACCAACACAATAATCATTTTCTACTGAATGAGTTCGTCTTTGCGGTActtctttgtgatactgaaaatgtactAGGAGCTGAATGTTCGTCAAGTAGCATTACGGCTTGCTGAAGACTGTGTAACAAGAATTCATTAGCTCCCCCGGGCGCCTCAATGCTATATTGCACCTTATGTAAGTCATAGCATATGCATAGATCTTACATGAATTTGACAGGAAAATTTGACCTATATTAATTGACAAACAGAAAGACGAAAGTACCGTTTCATTTTTACAAAGTGCAAAATTTTCATTTCGCAAATTAGGATTGAAATTTGGACAATTGACAATTTGACAATTGAAAATGGACATTCACTAACTTCTGTTGGTAAAATGTGAAAGAAACTCAACATTTACGATCTAGCTATCCCAATTTTGTTTCATATGGAAAGTTTAATATATTGATTTATGGCAGCCTAACAAGTGTCCGTAGGATACAAGCCTCCGTGAGGTAATTCCCTCCGTGAAACGGACGGTTTGTAGCGACTGCTGTTTGTATGTCAGAGCGATGTTTGCCAGCATGATAACTAGAAAAAGCATTAATGTAttgtttga is a genomic window containing:
- the LOC118420620 gene encoding leucine-rich repeat-containing protein 74B-like; the encoded protein is MATPDFDNDMGDSDDYETDLELEEPEAVVQEYDPVSEMTRLYRSVCRRTGVVPASTFLRQITARELNMDHYGLGPTGTKCIATALTINTFIERLSLEDNWMTGEGAEYMADMLKENPSITDINLANNRLGTEGAEAMGDMLVENGSLRRVNLAGKAALTWLHLLATKY